Proteins encoded by one window of Actinocorallia herbida:
- a CDS encoding DUF397 domain-containing protein, producing the protein MSTPHTAPDWRKSTYSDSSGSDCVELAGLGAAVLVRDSKNPERGLLVVGKGALRQLAWESREL; encoded by the coding sequence ATGAGCACACCGCACACCGCCCCGGATTGGCGCAAGAGCACCTACAGCGACTCGTCGGGATCGGACTGCGTGGAGCTCGCCGGGCTCGGGGCCGCTGTCCTGGTGCGGGATTCGAAGAATCCGGAAAGGGGGCTTCTCGTGGTCGGGAAGGGTGCGCTGCGGCAGCTCGCGTGGGAGTCCCGCGAGCTCTAG
- the mshB gene encoding N-acetyl-1-D-myo-inositol-2-amino-2-deoxy-alpha-D-glucopyranoside deacetylase → MSDRRILFVHAHPDDESIGTGATMARYAAEGAQVTLVTCTLGEEGEIIPPELAELGADQRDELGVYRITELGAALDALGVADHRYLGGAGRWRDSGMAGVPSNERSEAFWQADLEVAASQLEEVIRDVRPQVMVTYDDNGYYGHPDHIQAHRVAWLAFQKAQGTDWEVAKFYATAMPRSVIARSVAVLQAGGPFRGPASVDEVAYGVPDDQVTTAIDARAYLPRKLTALAAHRTQITVAGSHFALSDNVGQQAFGTEYYTLIAGPKGPVGPDGRESDLFGGIA, encoded by the coding sequence ATGAGCGACCGCCGCATCCTGTTCGTGCACGCCCATCCCGACGACGAGTCGATCGGGACGGGCGCCACCATGGCCCGGTACGCGGCTGAAGGCGCCCAGGTGACCCTCGTGACGTGCACCCTCGGCGAGGAGGGCGAGATCATCCCGCCGGAGCTCGCCGAACTGGGCGCCGACCAGCGCGACGAGCTGGGCGTCTACCGGATCACCGAGCTGGGCGCGGCGCTCGACGCGCTGGGCGTCGCCGACCACAGGTATCTGGGCGGCGCGGGCCGCTGGCGCGACTCCGGGATGGCCGGGGTGCCGTCCAACGAGCGGTCCGAGGCGTTCTGGCAGGCCGATCTCGAGGTCGCCGCGAGCCAGCTCGAAGAGGTGATCAGGGACGTGCGGCCGCAGGTCATGGTCACCTATGACGACAACGGCTACTACGGCCACCCTGACCACATCCAGGCCCACCGGGTCGCCTGGCTCGCCTTCCAGAAGGCCCAGGGCACCGACTGGGAGGTCGCCAAGTTCTACGCGACGGCCATGCCCCGCTCGGTGATCGCCCGGTCCGTGGCCGTCCTCCAGGCCGGAGGGCCCTTCCGCGGCCCGGCCTCGGTGGACGAGGTCGCCTACGGCGTCCCGGACGACCAGGTGACCACCGCGATCGACGCCCGCGCCTACCTGCCCCGCAAGCTCACCGCCCTCGCCGCGCACCGCACCCAGATCACCGTCGCCGGCTCGCACTTCGCGCTGTCGGACAACGTCGGCCAGCAGGCGTTCGGCACCGAGTACTACACGCTGATCGCGGGCCCCAAGGGCCCGGTCGGGCCGGACGGGCGCGAGTCCGACCTGTTCGGCGGGATAGCCTGA
- a CDS encoding helix-turn-helix domain-containing protein, which translates to MTEQGTSKGRRISGDQREELARTAVEQYAAGRSIRALAAELGRSYGFIHKLLVESGVELRGRGGNNRAKKD; encoded by the coding sequence ATGACCGAGCAGGGAACGTCGAAGGGTCGCCGGATCTCCGGCGACCAGAGAGAGGAACTCGCCCGCACCGCCGTGGAGCAGTACGCGGCAGGGCGCAGTATCCGGGCATTGGCCGCCGAGCTGGGGCGCTCGTACGGCTTCATCCACAAGCTGCTCGTCGAGTCCGGCGTGGAGCTTCGTGGACGAGGGGGCAATAACCGGGCCAAGAAGGACTGA
- the rraA gene encoding ribonuclease E activity regulator RraA, giving the protein MTFATADLIDDFDAELQSCETQFRQYGGKSSFSGQITTIRCFRDNGLVKRTLNSPGEGRVLVVDGGASLASALCGDLIAKAAVDNGWSGVVIYGAVRDAATLATLPLGVKALGSNPRKSAKDAVGETDVPVEFGGVEFKPGAWLYSDADGIVIADRDVLA; this is encoded by the coding sequence ATGACCTTCGCGACGGCCGACCTCATCGACGACTTCGACGCCGAACTCCAGAGCTGCGAGACCCAGTTCCGCCAGTACGGCGGCAAGTCCTCGTTCTCCGGGCAGATCACCACGATCCGCTGCTTCCGCGACAACGGACTCGTGAAGCGGACGCTGAACTCGCCGGGCGAGGGCCGCGTCCTCGTCGTGGACGGGGGCGCGTCCCTCGCGTCCGCCCTCTGCGGCGACCTCATCGCGAAGGCCGCCGTCGACAACGGCTGGTCCGGCGTCGTCATCTACGGCGCCGTCCGGGACGCCGCGACCCTCGCCACGCTGCCCCTCGGCGTCAAGGCGCTCGGATCCAACCCGCGCAAGAGCGCCAAGGACGCCGTCGGCGAGACCGACGTCCCCGTGGAGTTCGGCGGGGTCGAGTTCAAACCCGGCGCGTGGCTCTACAGCGACGCCGACGGCATCGTCATCGCCGACCGGGACGTCCTCGCCTGA
- a CDS encoding AI-2E family transporter: MDRVRPLAPGLLVLLGLAASAIVLTFLQASSGWVGPAVLALLLTIAAQPIRSWLVRLGAPDWVRFLVPLLAVLVFLICMGVAIALAITQLISLLPAHSEKFTALADRTIAWLSSLGIDTSELWARASRLDPANLVPYLQTALNGLLNVGSAGILLVTLLVAMSLDAGALGRELDRLEPAKPALVRALRGVVRDTYSYLKVSTIFGALMATCDVVVLFALGVPLPWLWGLLAFIANYIPTLGFLLALIPPALLTLVISGPAKALLVVAAYIAINFVTQSLLLPKFLSGAVGLSVTLTMLSLIVWTSVLGPLGALLAVPMTLMVRALLLDIDPAKRWAGRLLTGSDPRP, encoded by the coding sequence ATGGACCGTGTCCGCCCGCTCGCACCGGGGCTGCTGGTACTCCTCGGACTGGCAGCCTCGGCCATCGTCCTCACCTTCCTGCAAGCCTCTTCCGGCTGGGTCGGCCCGGCCGTCCTCGCCCTGCTCCTCACCATCGCCGCCCAGCCGATCCGGTCCTGGCTGGTCCGGCTCGGCGCCCCCGACTGGGTGCGCTTCCTCGTCCCGCTCCTCGCGGTCCTCGTCTTCCTCATCTGCATGGGCGTCGCCATCGCGCTGGCCATCACCCAGCTGATCTCGCTGCTGCCCGCCCACTCCGAGAAGTTCACCGCCCTCGCCGACCGCACCATCGCCTGGCTGTCGAGCCTCGGCATCGACACCTCGGAGCTGTGGGCCCGCGCCAGCCGCCTGGACCCCGCCAACCTCGTCCCCTACCTCCAGACCGCCCTCAACGGCCTCCTCAACGTGGGATCCGCCGGCATCCTCCTGGTGACCCTCCTGGTCGCCATGTCCTTGGACGCCGGAGCCCTCGGCCGTGAACTCGATCGCCTGGAACCCGCCAAACCCGCACTCGTCAGGGCACTCCGCGGCGTGGTCCGCGACACCTACAGCTACCTCAAGGTCTCGACCATCTTCGGCGCCCTCATGGCGACCTGCGACGTGGTCGTCCTCTTCGCGCTGGGAGTTCCGCTCCCGTGGCTCTGGGGCCTCCTGGCCTTCATCGCCAACTACATCCCCACCCTGGGCTTCCTCCTGGCCCTCATCCCCCCGGCACTCCTGACCCTCGTCATCTCCGGCCCCGCCAAGGCCCTCCTGGTGGTGGCCGCCTACATAGCCATCAACTTCGTGACCCAGTCCCTCCTGCTCCCGAAGTTCCTTTCTGGCGCCGTGGGCCTCTCCGTGACCCTGACGATGCTCTCCCTCATCGTCTGGACCTCGGTCCTAGGCCCCCTGGGCGCTCTCCTGGCCGTCCCCATGACCCTCATGGTCCGAGCCCTCCTCCTGGACATAGACCCCGCCAAACGCTGGGCCGGCCGCCTCCTCACCGGCTCCGACCCGAGGCCCTAG
- a CDS encoding EF-hand domain-containing protein — MTNEINAGEYQATFNLIDADGDGFIDVGELGNLMRALGKEASTSRVVEVMVQADLSQDGRMTLGEFAAFMAKANV, encoded by the coding sequence GTGACGAACGAGATCAATGCAGGCGAGTACCAGGCGACCTTCAACCTCATCGACGCCGACGGCGACGGCTTCATCGACGTCGGCGAGCTCGGCAACCTCATGCGCGCGCTCGGGAAGGAGGCGAGCACGTCCCGGGTGGTGGAGGTGATGGTCCAGGCCGACCTCAGCCAAGACGGGAGGATGACGCTCGGCGAGTTCGCCGCCTTCATGGCCAAGGCGAACGTCTGA
- the rocD gene encoding ornithine--oxo-acid transaminase, whose product MTISSELRTLSDEHAAHTYHPLPVVIAEAEGVWVTDADGRRYLDMLSAYSAVNFGHRNPRLVARAKEQLDRVTLVSRAFDHDQFGPFVTELAQLCGKDMVLPMNSGAEGVETAIKTARKWGYEVKGVPADQANIIVFAGNFHGRTTTIISFSDDPEAHEHYGPYTPGFRTVPYGDIDAVRAAMDGSTVGVLVEPIQGEAGVNVPPRGFLRALRELCTEANVLMIDDEIQAGLGRAGDTFAAQFEDVVPDLYILGKALGGGIMPVSAVVANRDVLGVFQPGQHGSTFGGNPLACAIGREVVAMLNEGTHQRHSKELGAYMHARLAELSGVSYVSGRGLWAGLHLDRKARPISERLMELGVLAKETHETTIRLAPPLTITREELDWSLEQVRTALGEH is encoded by the coding sequence ATGACGATCTCCTCTGAGCTGCGGACCCTGTCGGACGAGCACGCCGCGCACACCTACCACCCGCTGCCGGTCGTGATCGCCGAGGCCGAGGGTGTCTGGGTGACCGACGCGGACGGCCGCCGCTACCTGGACATGCTGTCCGCGTACTCCGCGGTCAACTTCGGGCACCGCAACCCCCGCCTCGTCGCCCGCGCCAAGGAGCAGCTCGACCGGGTCACCCTCGTCAGCCGGGCCTTCGACCACGACCAGTTCGGCCCCTTCGTCACCGAGCTGGCGCAGCTGTGCGGCAAGGACATGGTGCTGCCCATGAACTCCGGCGCCGAGGGCGTCGAGACGGCCATCAAGACCGCGCGCAAGTGGGGTTACGAGGTCAAGGGAGTGCCCGCCGACCAGGCCAACATCATCGTGTTCGCCGGGAACTTCCACGGCAGGACGACCACGATCATCTCCTTCTCCGACGACCCCGAGGCGCACGAGCACTACGGCCCCTACACCCCCGGCTTCCGCACCGTCCCCTACGGCGACATCGACGCCGTCCGGGCCGCGATGGACGGCTCGACCGTCGGCGTCCTCGTCGAGCCGATCCAGGGCGAGGCGGGCGTCAACGTGCCGCCGCGCGGCTTCCTGCGGGCGTTGCGCGAATTGTGCACCGAGGCCAACGTGCTGATGATCGACGACGAGATCCAGGCGGGCCTCGGCCGGGCGGGCGACACCTTCGCCGCGCAGTTCGAGGACGTCGTCCCCGACCTCTACATCCTCGGCAAGGCCCTCGGCGGCGGCATCATGCCCGTCTCCGCCGTGGTGGCGAACCGTGACGTCCTGGGCGTCTTCCAGCCCGGCCAGCACGGCTCCACCTTCGGCGGCAACCCGCTCGCCTGCGCGATCGGCCGCGAGGTCGTCGCCATGCTGAACGAGGGCACCCACCAGCGGCACTCCAAGGAACTCGGCGCCTACATGCACGCGCGCCTCGCCGAGCTGTCCGGCGTCTCCTACGTCTCGGGCCGCGGCCTGTGGGCGGGCCTGCACCTCGACCGCAAGGCGAGGCCGATCTCCGAGCGGCTGATGGAGCTCGGCGTCCTGGCCAAGGAGACCCACGAGACCACGATCCGCCTCGCGCCGCCCCTGACCATCACCCGCGAGGAGCTCGACTGGTCGCTGGAGCAGGTGCGCACCGCGCTCGGCGAGCACTGA
- a CDS encoding helix-turn-helix domain-containing protein, giving the protein MEELRVRREADGLSRVKLAELLGCTRQWLDKVETLERVPSEALAADLDTQFKTHGTFQRIWAALDEARRLRNVPTGFRPVIEIERDAKRIRFYEPVLVPGLFQTEAYARTVFKVRHPPAVVEEQVGIRLARQKVLEKAKPPWIFLLLRENVVRDIPGHLRPEQCKRLLERSEQFTISIQILPIGAEVFESSAFQLIASETSEIAYAESVNGFGQSVRDPDKVSEFALLFERARSSALSVEESRNRIQAIMEDA; this is encoded by the coding sequence ATGGAGGAGCTCAGGGTCCGGCGCGAGGCCGATGGGCTGTCCCGAGTGAAACTCGCCGAGCTGCTCGGGTGCACCCGGCAGTGGTTGGACAAGGTGGAGACCTTGGAGAGAGTGCCGTCCGAGGCCCTTGCGGCCGATCTCGACACCCAATTCAAGACCCATGGGACCTTTCAGCGGATCTGGGCGGCGCTGGACGAAGCCCGACGGCTCAGGAACGTTCCGACGGGGTTCCGCCCTGTCATCGAGATAGAGCGCGATGCCAAGCGCATCAGGTTCTACGAACCGGTGCTCGTGCCCGGTCTGTTCCAGACGGAGGCGTACGCGCGGACGGTCTTCAAGGTCCGGCATCCGCCCGCTGTCGTGGAAGAGCAGGTCGGCATACGGCTCGCCAGGCAGAAGGTCTTGGAGAAGGCGAAACCGCCATGGATCTTCCTGCTCCTGCGCGAGAACGTCGTCAGGGACATCCCCGGACACCTACGCCCGGAGCAGTGCAAGCGACTCCTGGAACGCTCGGAGCAGTTCACCATCTCCATCCAGATCCTTCCGATCGGAGCGGAGGTCTTCGAGAGCAGCGCTTTTCAGCTCATCGCCTCGGAGACATCCGAGATCGCGTACGCCGAATCGGTCAACGGCTTCGGACAGAGCGTGCGAGATCCTGACAAGGTCTCAGAATTCGCCCTACTCTTCGAACGGGCGAGATCCTCCGCCCTGTCCGTCGAGGAGTCCAGGAACCGTATTCAGGCGATCATGGAGGACGCATGA
- a CDS encoding Lrp/AsnC family transcriptional regulator encodes MQIDDIDRRILASLIADARTSYSRIGAEVGLSSPAVKRRVDRLRAEGAITGYRALVSPEALGWTTEAFVEVFCAGGTSAAQIKASIARHPEVVACYTVSGEPDALIHIRARDIPHLEETLERVRVDRMIVQTKTSIVLSRLIDAL; translated from the coding sequence TTGCAAATTGACGATATCGACCGACGGATCCTTGCGTCGCTCATCGCCGACGCTCGAACCTCCTATTCCCGGATCGGCGCCGAGGTAGGCCTGTCGTCCCCCGCGGTCAAGCGCCGGGTCGACAGGCTGCGCGCCGAAGGGGCGATCACCGGCTACCGCGCCCTGGTCAGCCCGGAGGCGCTCGGCTGGACCACCGAGGCGTTCGTCGAGGTCTTCTGCGCGGGCGGCACCTCGGCCGCGCAGATCAAGGCGAGCATCGCCCGCCACCCCGAGGTCGTGGCCTGCTACACCGTCAGCGGCGAGCCCGACGCGCTGATCCACATCCGGGCCCGCGACATCCCGCACCTCGAGGAGACCCTGGAGCGGGTGCGGGTCGACCGGATGATCGTGCAGACGAAGACCTCGATCGTCCTGTCCCGGCTGATCGACGCGCTGTGA
- a CDS encoding DUF6113 family protein, whose protein sequence is MNGRRMNGDEGGAKVALYGLLGIGGALVALIGAFEYTAFRPAPVVSCLFVLLGTFLAILGAGWAAGTRYGALVAAVPWVLVTGALSVGPKEGDIVISGDILGVVYLLGGMVVALIAIALSPEPHTSFFTGLPNDPSRPR, encoded by the coding sequence GTGAACGGGCGGCGGATGAACGGCGATGAAGGCGGGGCCAAGGTCGCGCTCTACGGGCTGCTCGGCATCGGGGGCGCGCTCGTGGCGCTGATCGGCGCGTTCGAGTACACCGCCTTCCGCCCGGCGCCGGTGGTCTCCTGCCTTTTTGTCCTGCTCGGCACGTTCCTCGCGATCCTCGGCGCGGGCTGGGCCGCGGGCACCCGGTACGGGGCCCTGGTGGCCGCGGTGCCGTGGGTGCTCGTCACGGGGGCGCTCTCGGTGGGGCCCAAGGAGGGCGACATCGTGATCAGCGGGGACATCCTCGGCGTGGTCTACCTCCTCGGCGGGATGGTCGTCGCGCTGATCGCCATCGCGCTCAGCCCAGAGCCGCACACATCGTTCTTCACCGGACTGCCGAATGATCCCTCCCGACCCCGCTGA
- a CDS encoding flavin reductase family protein: MIPPDPAEFRRVAGRFTTGITIVTTVVEGVPHAMTMSAFTTVSLDPLLVLFCAEKKARFHDTVLGRETWAVSILGEHSEAASSWFATRGRPLEGQLDGWATHPGAVTGAPVFDEAIGALECRTHAVHDGGDHSIVVGEVLAVSLPSEGGPLLYDRGAYRALKPE; this comes from the coding sequence ATGATCCCTCCCGACCCCGCTGAGTTCCGCCGCGTCGCCGGCCGCTTCACCACGGGCATCACGATCGTGACGACCGTCGTGGAGGGCGTCCCGCACGCCATGACCATGAGCGCCTTCACCACGGTGTCCCTCGACCCGCTCCTCGTGCTGTTCTGCGCCGAGAAGAAGGCGAGGTTCCACGACACCGTGCTCGGGCGGGAGACCTGGGCGGTGTCCATCCTCGGCGAGCACTCCGAGGCCGCCTCGTCCTGGTTCGCGACCCGGGGCCGTCCCCTGGAGGGCCAGCTCGACGGGTGGGCGACCCATCCCGGGGCCGTCACCGGAGCCCCGGTCTTCGACGAGGCCATCGGCGCCCTGGAGTGCCGGACCCATGCCGTCCATGACGGGGGAGACCACAGCATCGTCGTAGGCGAGGTGCTGGCTGTGAGCCTCCCGTCGGAGGGCGGACCGCTGCTGTACGACCGGGGCGCCTACCGGGCGCTCAAGCCCGAATAG
- a CDS encoding ABC transporter transmembrane domain-containing protein, producing MRDLPVRDPGTPADGGPWRFLSWLTRAEAPAFAATAAWSVVGMTAQALMPAAVGRAVDEGITARDAGALGVWAGVLLGLGLLMAVARTLGHVASVRVWLGAAYRTVQVVSRQAGRLGESLARRIGSGEVITVGTGDVVKLGSVVEVLGRAVGAALAIGTVTVVLLGIDLRLGLVLLLGVPAVLALSGPLLGPIHRRQSERRDLTGEMTATASDIVAGLRVLRGIGGEALFERRFRAESQRVREAGTRAGRAEAWLNAAAVLFPGLLLTLVTWLGARYTAAGEITVGQLVACYGYAAFLVTPLWVLGEAAGHLTRGHVAAARVVRILRMTPDHPGDGVREPSGGELADDASGLRIRPGLLTAVVAGQEAGALADRLAGYTGESGVTYGGVPLAELAGLRRRILYAAEGDVLFTGPLRAELLPEGPDERIASAVRAASADDVLAEAGGLAEGTVAEAGREFSGGQRQRLRLARALAADAEVLLLVEPTSAVDAHTEAAIAERLAAHRAGRTTVVFTGSPLVLAAADHVVHVQRGKVAAEGGHADLMAEAPGYRAAVTRQLGGPGIPDEYGPNERVPAENVPEEGAPDESVLEENVPNEREGDPA from the coding sequence ATGCGCGACCTTCCGGTACGAGATCCCGGCACGCCCGCCGACGGCGGGCCGTGGCGCTTCCTGAGCTGGCTGACCCGTGCGGAGGCGCCCGCCTTCGCGGCGACGGCCGCGTGGAGCGTCGTGGGCATGACGGCGCAGGCGCTCATGCCCGCCGCGGTGGGCAGGGCCGTCGACGAGGGGATCACCGCCCGGGACGCCGGGGCGCTCGGCGTCTGGGCCGGGGTGCTGCTCGGGCTCGGACTGCTCATGGCGGTGGCCAGGACCCTGGGGCACGTGGCGTCGGTGCGGGTGTGGCTGGGCGCCGCCTACCGCACGGTCCAGGTCGTCTCCCGGCAGGCCGGGAGACTCGGGGAGTCACTGGCTCGGCGGATCGGCTCGGGCGAGGTGATCACCGTCGGCACGGGCGACGTGGTCAAGCTCGGCTCGGTCGTCGAGGTGCTCGGCCGGGCGGTGGGCGCGGCCCTGGCGATCGGCACGGTCACCGTGGTGCTTCTTGGCATCGACCTCAGGCTCGGCCTCGTCCTGCTGCTCGGGGTGCCCGCGGTCCTCGCGCTCAGCGGACCGCTGCTCGGTCCGATCCACCGCCGCCAGAGCGAGCGGCGCGACCTCACCGGGGAGATGACGGCGACCGCGTCCGACATCGTCGCGGGGCTGCGGGTGCTGCGCGGCATCGGCGGCGAGGCCCTGTTCGAGCGGCGCTTCCGGGCGGAGTCCCAGCGGGTGCGCGAGGCCGGCACCCGGGCCGGCCGGGCCGAGGCATGGCTGAACGCCGCGGCGGTCCTGTTCCCCGGTCTGCTGCTCACGCTCGTCACCTGGCTGGGCGCCCGGTACACGGCGGCCGGCGAGATCACCGTCGGCCAGCTCGTGGCCTGCTACGGCTACGCGGCGTTCCTCGTGACGCCGCTCTGGGTGCTGGGCGAGGCCGCCGGGCACCTCACCAGGGGCCATGTGGCCGCGGCCCGGGTCGTGCGGATCCTGCGGATGACGCCGGATCACCCGGGCGACGGCGTGCGCGAGCCGAGCGGGGGCGAGCTCGCCGATGACGCCTCGGGGCTGCGGATCCGGCCCGGCCTGCTCACCGCGGTGGTGGCCGGGCAGGAGGCGGGCGCGCTCGCCGACAGGCTGGCGGGCTATACCGGCGAATCGGGCGTCACCTATGGCGGTGTGCCTTTGGCCGAGCTGGCGGGCCTGCGCCGTCGCATCCTCTACGCGGCAGAAGGGGACGTGCTCTTCACCGGCCCGCTGCGGGCGGAACTGCTGCCGGAGGGCCCGGACGAGCGGATCGCCTCGGCCGTGCGGGCCGCCTCGGCCGACGACGTGCTCGCCGAGGCGGGCGGGCTCGCCGAGGGCACGGTGGCCGAAGCCGGACGCGAGTTCTCCGGCGGGCAGCGCCAAAGGCTGCGGCTCGCCCGCGCGCTCGCGGCCGACGCCGAGGTGCTCTTGCTGGTCGAGCCGACCAGCGCGGTCGACGCGCACACCGAGGCGGCGATCGCTGAGCGGCTCGCGGCGCACCGCGCGGGCCGCACGACCGTGGTGTTCACCGGGAGCCCGCTGGTGCTCGCCGCGGCCGACCACGTGGTGCACGTCCAGCGCGGCAAGGTCGCCGCCGAGGGCGGGCACGCCGACCTGATGGCCGAGGCGCCCGGATACCGGGCCGCCGTGACCCGGCAGTTAGGCGGCCCCGGCATTCCGGACGAGTACGGGCCGAACGAACGCGTGCCTGCCGAGAACGTGCCGGAAGAAGGCGCGCCGGACGAAAGCGTGCTGGAGGAGAACGTGCCGAACGAGCGGGAGGGGGATCCGGCGTGA
- a CDS encoding Uma2 family endonuclease, which produces MVLHSLLRREPRGLLRRPPAAPTAEAVRRELRLPKGRTARISGGRLRIDGGWNARWIAARLIADLPAAVRVEQYGEEIVIAGAPSRAHDRMVEAVADRIAPAAKEREWAVRRDTTVLLPSGGAYVRPDLVCVRPGSVWQGDVVLGADLAVAVEVAAAPDAADDRELKRRFYATAGVSCYVLLDLERGDAVLYDIPCEGDYHHQTDAPLGTALPLPFDAVLDTAIPEAPYRPGM; this is translated from the coding sequence ATGGTGTTGCACTCGCTACTGCGCCGGGAACCCCGGGGCCTGCTGCGCCGCCCGCCCGCCGCCCCCACCGCCGAGGCGGTCCGCCGCGAGCTGCGCCTCCCCAAGGGCCGCACCGCGCGGATCTCCGGCGGCCGGCTCAGGATCGACGGCGGCTGGAACGCCCGCTGGATCGCCGCGCGCCTCATCGCCGACCTGCCCGCCGCGGTCCGGGTCGAGCAGTACGGCGAGGAGATCGTCATCGCCGGCGCCCCCTCCCGCGCGCACGACCGCATGGTCGAGGCGGTCGCCGACCGGATCGCCCCCGCCGCCAAGGAACGCGAGTGGGCCGTCCGCCGCGACACGACGGTCCTCCTGCCCTCGGGCGGCGCCTACGTGCGGCCCGACCTCGTCTGCGTGCGGCCGGGCTCCGTCTGGCAGGGCGACGTGGTCCTCGGCGCCGACCTCGCCGTCGCCGTCGAGGTCGCCGCGGCCCCCGACGCCGCCGACGACCGCGAACTCAAACGCCGCTTCTACGCCACCGCCGGGGTGTCCTGCTACGTCCTGCTCGACCTCGAGCGCGGCGACGCCGTCCTGTACGACATCCCCTGCGAGGGCGACTACCACCACCAGACCGACGCGCCCCTCGGCACCGCGCTCCCGCTCCCGTTCGACGCGGTCCTGGACACCGCGATCCCCGAAGCCCCATACCGTCCGGGCATGTGA